The Streptomyces sp. CC0208 genome window below encodes:
- a CDS encoding FHA domain-containing protein, which produces MPATHGSLARGASAPLPGTVFALALTGGMTLGPGEGREVLFGRNRPEVHVCLGEDDPQVSRHQGTLTHRNGRWWVSNSGRLPIRCAGGRLLFRDEEPLPLDTGYTPLFVGGSRGREHLLEVFVTGPEGDRPPPRHEDVTRPPRVWALTEQEKLALVVLGRRYLLHEPRPQPLTWRQTAAELADAQPHAGWTDKRVEHLVNGVRTRLSRDGVPWLTREELGEPVGNALNDHLIRALLASTTLVPMDLALIDAA; this is translated from the coding sequence TTGCCCGCCACCCATGGGAGCCTCGCGCGGGGCGCGTCCGCACCGCTGCCCGGCACCGTCTTCGCGCTCGCGCTGACCGGCGGTATGACGTTGGGGCCGGGGGAGGGCCGCGAGGTCCTGTTCGGCCGCAACCGTCCCGAGGTGCATGTCTGCCTCGGGGAGGACGACCCGCAGGTCAGTCGACACCAGGGCACCCTCACACACCGGAACGGCCGCTGGTGGGTGAGCAACTCCGGGCGGCTGCCGATCCGATGTGCCGGGGGCCGGCTGCTGTTCCGGGACGAGGAGCCACTGCCGCTCGACACCGGCTACACCCCGCTGTTCGTCGGCGGTTCGCGCGGCCGCGAGCATCTGCTGGAGGTCTTCGTCACCGGTCCCGAGGGCGACCGGCCGCCACCCCGGCACGAGGATGTCACCCGCCCGCCCCGGGTGTGGGCGCTCACCGAACAGGAGAAGCTCGCCCTCGTCGTCCTCGGCCGGCGCTACCTGCTGCACGAACCCCGGCCACAGCCGCTGACCTGGCGGCAGACCGCCGCCGAACTCGCCGACGCGCAGCCGCACGCGGGCTGGACGGACAAGCGCGTCGAGCACCTGGTCAACGGCGTGCGCACCCGGCTGTCCCGCGACGGGGTGCCCTGGCTGACCCGCGAGGAGCTCGGCGAGCCGGTGGGCAACGCGCTCAACGACCACCTGATCCGGGCCCTGCTGGCGTCGACCACGCTCGTACCGATGGACCTGGCTCTGATCGACGCCGCCTGA
- a CDS encoding LacI family DNA-binding transcriptional regulator produces MAGQRKTDDQRARGLRTVKRVTLRDVAEAAGVSHQTVSRAINGKGEIDPATQQRVLDVAKQMRYRPSRFGRGLSRPDVVSVGLIVPDVVNPFFPEFVAGVIAAADERDWQVLVASTENDRSRELALVRSLGQQVDALVGYISHTDAQLEPYVGTMPLVVVDRGMESSNHAVVHIDTAPAIRAGMQHLIDRGHRWIGLIDCECLSAPMVRHRTFLEVAGEHALPVDEDWVVMAEQSPAGGAAAFEALRAAHPELTAVVAFNDLVAIGALRAARRAGIQVPDDCALVGYDGLSVVDLVDPPLTTLHIDKRRLGELAIHQVDQLLAGELPPPIVLTPSLTVRGTT; encoded by the coding sequence GTGGCCGGACAGCGGAAAACGGACGATCAGAGGGCGCGAGGTCTGAGAACCGTCAAGCGCGTCACGCTCCGCGACGTGGCTGAGGCGGCAGGCGTGTCTCATCAGACCGTCTCCCGGGCGATCAACGGCAAGGGGGAGATCGACCCGGCGACCCAGCAACGCGTTCTCGACGTCGCGAAGCAGATGCGATACCGGCCCAGCCGGTTCGGCCGGGGGCTCAGCCGCCCGGATGTCGTTTCCGTCGGGCTCATCGTCCCCGACGTGGTCAATCCCTTCTTCCCGGAGTTCGTGGCCGGAGTGATCGCGGCCGCGGACGAACGCGACTGGCAGGTGCTCGTCGCCAGCACCGAGAACGACCGGTCCCGGGAGCTGGCCCTGGTCCGCTCACTCGGCCAGCAGGTCGACGCTCTTGTCGGCTACATCAGCCATACCGATGCGCAGCTCGAGCCGTACGTGGGCACCATGCCGCTGGTCGTGGTCGATCGCGGGATGGAGTCGTCGAACCACGCGGTGGTCCACATCGACACCGCGCCCGCGATCCGGGCAGGGATGCAGCACCTCATCGACCGGGGTCACCGCTGGATCGGCTTGATCGACTGCGAGTGCCTCAGCGCCCCGATGGTCCGGCACCGCACCTTCCTCGAAGTCGCCGGCGAACACGCGCTTCCCGTCGACGAGGACTGGGTCGTCATGGCTGAGCAGTCCCCGGCCGGCGGTGCCGCCGCGTTCGAGGCGCTGCGTGCCGCGCACCCGGAGCTCACAGCCGTGGTCGCCTTCAATGACCTGGTCGCGATCGGCGCGCTCAGGGCTGCCCGCCGGGCCGGGATCCAAGTACCGGACGACTGTGCGCTGGTGGGCTACGACGGGTTGAGCGTCGTCGACCTGGTCGACCCGCCACTGACCACGCTCCACATCGACAAGCGACGGCTGGGCGAACTGGCCATCCACCAAGTCGACCAACTCCTGGCCGGCGAACTGCCACCCCCTATCGTGCTGACACCGAGCTTGACGGTCCGTGGTACGACCTGA
- a CDS encoding ricin-type beta-trefoil lectin domain protein has translation MTKPPTRSRRLASVLMAGFGATLMFLGAAAPAPALAQPAAEASTTSHAAVKPASKGRTSDFRGVNWADPRDNYASDAVVPSGLSVNDNYRTVYRTTQKMVSGFKKNLGANTLRLPINPASVGTTWWKSYRATIDAATAQGDKVIVSYWEADSSKDGLVDDTAAWKTMWNTVVREYKHNPRVYFEPMNEPHGYTLDQWVSVTSGWLAQHKDVPRGRVVISGTGYNDNVTGVGAAPALRGTLLSLHFYGFWNSYTQQSDWTADLEARIGKYAGRTIIDEAGSPMTIGLNYGAWNGNIYTSYLAAVANTARSKGMGLVYWPGLRFGDAYSIESLDSQGNLVDNSATGVALLRWGYGFGKTPPVNNLPPAPPGEVLRGVGSNRCVDVPGFSTANGTQLDLWDCNAGGNQSWNWNADKQLTVYGNKCMTVGGSGATAGDPVIITDCTGAATQQWNVNADLSVTSVANPALCLDAAGAGTGNGTSVDVWYCNGGTNQQWARS, from the coding sequence ATGACGAAACCCCCGACCAGGTCGAGAAGACTGGCCAGTGTGCTCATGGCCGGATTCGGCGCGACGCTCATGTTCCTGGGTGCCGCCGCTCCCGCTCCCGCCCTCGCCCAGCCGGCCGCCGAGGCGTCAACCACCTCACACGCGGCGGTGAAGCCCGCCTCGAAGGGCCGTACCAGTGACTTCCGCGGAGTGAACTGGGCCGACCCGCGCGACAACTACGCCAGTGACGCCGTGGTGCCCAGCGGACTGTCGGTGAACGACAACTACCGCACCGTGTACCGCACCACGCAGAAGATGGTGAGCGGCTTCAAGAAGAACCTGGGCGCCAACACGTTGCGACTGCCGATCAACCCGGCAAGTGTGGGCACCACTTGGTGGAAGTCGTACCGCGCGACGATCGACGCGGCCACGGCCCAGGGTGACAAGGTCATCGTCAGCTACTGGGAGGCCGACTCCAGCAAGGACGGCCTCGTCGACGACACGGCGGCCTGGAAGACGATGTGGAACACGGTTGTGCGGGAGTACAAGCACAACCCGCGGGTCTACTTCGAGCCCATGAACGAGCCCCACGGCTACACCCTGGACCAGTGGGTGTCCGTCACCAGCGGCTGGCTGGCCCAGCACAAGGACGTCCCGCGCGGCCGTGTCGTGATCAGCGGTACCGGCTACAACGACAACGTCACCGGTGTCGGTGCGGCGCCCGCCCTGCGGGGAACACTGCTGTCCCTGCACTTCTACGGATTCTGGAACAGCTACACCCAGCAGTCGGACTGGACCGCCGACCTAGAGGCCAGGATCGGCAAGTACGCCGGGCGGACGATCATCGACGAGGCCGGTTCCCCGATGACCATCGGTCTGAACTACGGCGCGTGGAACGGCAACATCTACACCTCCTACCTGGCGGCCGTCGCCAACACCGCCCGCAGCAAGGGGATGGGACTGGTGTACTGGCCGGGGCTGCGCTTCGGTGACGCCTACTCGATCGAGTCGCTGGACTCCCAGGGCAACCTGGTCGACAACAGCGCCACCGGCGTGGCACTGCTGCGCTGGGGCTACGGCTTCGGCAAGACCCCGCCCGTCAACAACCTGCCGCCCGCACCTCCCGGTGAGGTCCTGCGCGGAGTGGGTTCCAACCGCTGTGTCGACGTACCTGGTTTCAGCACGGCCAACGGCACCCAGCTCGACCTTTGGGACTGCAACGCCGGCGGCAACCAGTCCTGGAACTGGAACGCGGACAAGCAACTCACCGTCTACGGCAACAAGTGCATGACCGTGGGAGGAAGTGGCGCCACGGCGGGCGACCCCGTGATCATCACCGACTGCACCGGCGCGGCGACGCAGCAGTGGAACGTGAACGCGGACCTCTCCGTGACCAGTGTCGCGAACCCGGCGCTCTGCCTGGATGCGGCCGGAGCGGGCACCGGCAACGGCACGTCGGTCGACGTCTGGTACTGCAACGGTGGCACCAACCAGCAGTGGGCCAGGAGTTGA
- a CDS encoding serine/threonine-protein kinase — translation MLVTPEAGDKIADRYLLQESIGRGGMGVVWLAWDERLERRVAVKCARLDDDRAARRLMGEARNAGRLHHPNIVGVFDFVDEGATCWIIMEYVPARSLAQILTESGPLTPEAAGSIGCQIAAALAKSHHEGVVHGDVTPENILVTDEGVARLTDFGISRALWSDVTHSGTGSVGGKPRYLAPELAKGLPAGEKSDVFSLGASLFMAVEGRSPYGEVEHPAAYLARAVEGHIEPAHRAGPLEGPLTALLEVEPRRRPDAARAQRLLTHAAPPPPHIAEQLHDSRRRDLTSPTLVLRRVMRRAQGSTPLVSQRLQPLRRRRLAITAVALAAAGTTTAGLLLFGPWAASKDEGDQGSRTGASDAKPSATAPAGAIGDERTADPCGLLDAASLSRFGGTVLDPYYGEFDRCDVLVRNSSGDDNADVQVNLDSDRDDFDDIQSTHLTAGLTIVTLKRDGRVCERAVLTADGKQVRVIGKQLGEVAPDPCQMADAATDHVVGVLAYGPVPRRSSLPASNSLARLDTCTLLDATALKRLPGVDADNRDRGFGSWSCDWSSDDGKREVEIQFSQDNSLDSDDGTAVDVAGTRSYYVADEAEDDSCTVRTPHRTYTDSVGGRTTELVQLTVYAPQPDRQLCDNATEFAADVVRNIAKRLAET, via the coding sequence GTGCTGGTGACGCCGGAGGCCGGGGACAAGATCGCCGACCGGTACCTCTTGCAGGAGTCCATCGGCAGAGGCGGGATGGGCGTCGTCTGGCTGGCCTGGGACGAGCGGCTCGAACGGCGGGTCGCGGTCAAGTGCGCACGCCTGGACGACGATCGGGCCGCGCGACGGCTCATGGGCGAGGCGCGCAACGCCGGGCGGCTGCACCACCCGAACATCGTGGGCGTGTTCGACTTCGTCGACGAGGGCGCCACCTGCTGGATCATCATGGAGTACGTCCCCGCCCGCAGCCTCGCACAGATCCTGACGGAGAGCGGTCCGCTCACGCCCGAGGCAGCCGGGTCGATCGGCTGCCAGATCGCGGCCGCGCTGGCGAAGTCCCACCATGAGGGTGTGGTGCACGGCGATGTGACACCGGAGAACATCCTCGTCACCGACGAAGGCGTGGCGAGGCTGACCGACTTCGGCATCTCGCGGGCTCTGTGGAGCGACGTCACCCACAGCGGGACGGGCAGTGTGGGCGGCAAACCCCGGTATCTGGCCCCCGAGTTGGCCAAGGGGCTGCCCGCGGGGGAGAAGTCCGACGTGTTCTCCCTCGGCGCTTCCCTGTTCATGGCGGTCGAGGGCCGGTCGCCGTACGGCGAGGTCGAACACCCCGCGGCCTACCTGGCCCGGGCCGTCGAGGGACATATCGAGCCCGCACACCGGGCCGGCCCGCTGGAGGGGCCGCTCACCGCCCTGCTGGAGGTGGAGCCCCGGCGCCGGCCCGACGCCGCCAGGGCGCAGAGGCTGCTGACGCACGCCGCACCACCGCCCCCGCACATAGCGGAGCAGTTGCACGACAGCCGTAGGCGGGACCTCACGTCCCCCACACTCGTGCTGCGGCGAGTCATGCGCCGCGCACAGGGCTCCACGCCCCTCGTGTCGCAGCGGCTACAGCCCCTACGCCGACGCCGTTTGGCGATCACTGCGGTGGCGTTGGCCGCGGCGGGCACGACCACGGCCGGACTGCTCCTCTTCGGCCCGTGGGCGGCCTCCAAGGACGAGGGGGACCAGGGCAGCCGTACGGGCGCGAGTGACGCGAAACCCTCGGCCACGGCACCGGCCGGGGCCATCGGCGACGAGCGTACGGCGGACCCCTGCGGTCTGCTCGACGCCGCCTCGCTGAGCCGCTTCGGCGGCACCGTACTCGACCCGTACTACGGGGAGTTCGACCGCTGTGACGTCCTGGTGCGCAACAGCAGCGGTGACGACAACGCGGACGTCCAGGTCAACCTCGACTCGGACCGGGACGACTTCGACGACATCCAGTCCACCCACCTCACCGCCGGACTCACGATCGTGACCCTCAAACGGGACGGCAGGGTCTGCGAACGGGCCGTCCTGACCGCCGACGGCAAGCAGGTCCGCGTCATCGGGAAGCAACTGGGCGAAGTGGCGCCCGACCCGTGCCAGATGGCCGACGCCGCCACCGACCACGTGGTCGGTGTGCTGGCCTACGGCCCGGTGCCCAGGCGTTCGTCCTTGCCGGCCTCGAATTCCCTGGCCCGGCTGGACACCTGCACCCTGCTCGACGCCACCGCGCTCAAACGGCTTCCCGGCGTCGACGCGGACAACCGGGACCGCGGCTTCGGTTCCTGGAGTTGCGACTGGTCCAGCGACGACGGCAAGCGCGAGGTCGAGATCCAGTTCAGCCAGGACAACTCGCTGGACTCCGACGACGGAACGGCGGTGGACGTCGCCGGGACGCGGAGCTATTACGTGGCGGACGAGGCCGAGGACGACAGCTGCACCGTACGGACACCGCACCGTACGTACACGGACTCCGTCGGCGGCCGCACGACCGAACTGGTCCAGCTGACCGTGTACGCGCCGCAGCCGGACCGGCAACTGTGCGACAACGCGACGGAGTTCGCCGCCGACGTCGTGCGGAACATCGCGAAGCGACTGGCGGAGACGTGA
- a CDS encoding polysaccharide deacetylase family protein, whose amino-acid sequence MKILKRRPRLLILLTLAVVAAVTVTVAMAIQANKLETLSPREERDRAASGAVVPSGQVDCRKVKCIALTFDGNPGEPTDRLMDLLKEYKAPSTFFLEGRRIHKFPEVVRRIATDGHEIGDHTWTHAVLTDVSDAQIRDELHRTARAISSITGSEPTLMRPPQGRTDDRVSKVSKELGMAQVLWTVTAKDYETDDTALITKRVLAGADRDGIILLHPLHKGTVPAMPSILKALSKQGYTFVTVSQLLAPAKAEPGKIYK is encoded by the coding sequence GTGAAGATCCTGAAGAGACGGCCTCGCCTACTCATACTCCTGACCCTTGCCGTGGTGGCGGCCGTGACGGTGACCGTCGCCATGGCCATTCAGGCGAACAAGTTGGAAACGCTCTCCCCGCGCGAGGAACGTGACCGGGCCGCGTCCGGAGCGGTCGTACCGTCGGGGCAGGTGGACTGCCGGAAGGTCAAGTGCATCGCGCTCACCTTCGACGGCAACCCGGGCGAACCCACCGACCGCCTGATGGACCTCCTGAAGGAGTACAAGGCGCCGTCGACGTTCTTCCTCGAGGGCCGGCGCATCCACAAGTTCCCGGAGGTGGTGCGGCGGATCGCCACGGACGGCCACGAGATCGGGGACCACACCTGGACGCACGCGGTGCTGACCGATGTCTCTGACGCTCAGATCCGCGACGAGCTGCATCGCACGGCACGGGCCATCTCCAGCATCACCGGCAGTGAGCCGACGCTGATGCGCCCGCCCCAGGGCCGCACCGACGACCGCGTCTCCAAGGTCTCGAAAGAACTGGGGATGGCGCAGGTGCTGTGGACGGTGACCGCGAAGGACTACGAGACGGACGATACCGCGCTGATCACCAAGCGCGTGCTCGCAGGCGCCGACCGCGACGGGATCATCCTGCTCCACCCGCTGCACAAAGGCACCGTGCCGGCCATGCCTTCCATCCTGAAGGCGCTCAGCAAGCAGGGCTACACCTTCGTGACCGTCTCCCAGCTGCTCGCTCCGGCCAAGGCCGAGCCCGGCAAGATCTACAAGTGA
- a CDS encoding aminoglycoside phosphotransferase family protein → MHDDQVDVTTDIVASLIREQFPRWSGKEIRLVSSTGTVHAIFRIGNELSARFPLRLADAAETLAVLEQEAQASAELAQVSRFPVPEPVALGKPGAGYPMPWSVQTWLPGTIAFDADPSGSEAFAEDLAAFIAALRGAETRGRVFNGENRGGVLTHHDDWMAKCFQESEGLLDVPRLRRTWGHFRELPRTDADVMSHGDLIPGNVLVTGNRLGGVLDTGGFGPADPALDLVSAWHLLESGPRQVLRQTLRCDDLEWERGKAWAFEQAMGLVWYYLESNPTMSSMGRRTLDRILESMK, encoded by the coding sequence ATGCACGATGACCAGGTGGACGTGACCACTGACATCGTTGCGAGCTTGATCCGGGAGCAGTTCCCTCGGTGGAGCGGCAAGGAGATCCGACTCGTGTCGTCGACCGGGACGGTCCACGCCATCTTCCGTATCGGCAACGAACTTTCCGCGCGTTTCCCCCTGCGTCTGGCCGACGCCGCCGAGACGCTGGCGGTTCTCGAACAAGAGGCGCAGGCGAGCGCGGAGTTGGCGCAGGTGTCACGGTTCCCCGTCCCGGAACCCGTCGCCCTGGGCAAGCCCGGAGCGGGTTACCCCATGCCGTGGTCGGTGCAGACGTGGCTGCCGGGAACGATCGCCTTTGACGCCGATCCCAGTGGGTCGGAGGCTTTCGCGGAGGACCTCGCGGCCTTCATCGCGGCCCTGCGGGGCGCCGAGACGCGGGGGCGGGTGTTCAACGGCGAGAATCGTGGCGGCGTCCTCACTCACCACGACGACTGGATGGCGAAGTGTTTCCAGGAGAGCGAAGGGCTGCTCGACGTGCCCCGACTGCGCCGGACATGGGGCCACTTTCGGGAACTGCCCCGCACGGACGCTGACGTGATGAGCCACGGTGACCTGATTCCCGGCAATGTACTGGTCACAGGAAACCGGCTCGGCGGCGTACTCGACACCGGCGGCTTCGGCCCCGCCGACCCCGCGCTGGATCTGGTCAGTGCCTGGCATCTGCTGGAGTCGGGTCCCAGGCAGGTGCTGCGGCAGACGCTGCGCTGTGACGATCTGGAGTGGGAGCGCGGCAAGGCATGGGCGTTCGAACAGGCCATGGGTCTTGTCTGGTACTACCTCGAGAGCAATCCGACGATGAGCAGCATGGGGCGCCGGACACTCGACCGCATTCTGGAGTCGATGAAGTGA
- a CDS encoding serine/threonine-protein kinase, with amino-acid sequence MSGGADRGFGGVVAGRYRLQERLGSGGGGHVWLAEDEHLQVRVAIKEIAVPYESDGPGDDPLHRGRREALKAAQLREHPNVITVYDVVEDDERPWIVMEYLPGTRDLRAVVEDRGPLPSEEVAAIGAATLDALSAGHRLGIIHRDVKPSNVLLAPDPSGAADRRVLLTDYGISLWPRETRVTRSGMVVGTPGYLAPERLSGGEATEATDLFSIGATLYFAVEGASPFERDTLDASLMAALTAEPAVPQRASDPLSRVIMGLLAKDPAERMRVQRARELLAEAGGTGGTGGTGGTGIPRTPLPVLAGTAGERADSAADSAAATSSGSVSGSASGAAGRMPGRRTSVLLTLVAVLVGTGGFALGAATYPAERVGVKRPAVGTKVAASPSPTVTRNAYPYGRQAGLREELTPGQCVDADWKEGKFKGLPKVKLVDCYDDNPDGQVITTVTADGARAARDECSRRTAKLRTTMADPVLYVLAPGAGQSEPPPSACLLFVKNATAGGPLGNFRKFGNEVYVTQLGPGDCIDTRKNKDDTYTKTLVNCGGPHDQQMVGWTRASGAGSADSVDAGDLCDEKYGVNWARGQGHEMWGWYSSDEEWDAGFRWVLCGVGRGDGKKLAGGTLKSAY; translated from the coding sequence GTGAGCGGCGGCGCGGACCGTGGCTTCGGCGGGGTCGTCGCCGGGCGGTACCGGCTCCAGGAGCGGCTGGGTTCCGGCGGTGGCGGACACGTGTGGCTGGCCGAGGACGAGCACCTCCAGGTCCGGGTCGCGATCAAGGAGATCGCCGTTCCGTACGAGTCGGACGGACCCGGCGACGACCCCCTCCACCGCGGGCGCAGGGAGGCGCTGAAGGCGGCGCAGCTGCGCGAGCACCCGAACGTGATCACGGTGTACGACGTGGTGGAGGACGACGAGCGCCCGTGGATCGTGATGGAGTACCTGCCCGGCACCCGGGATCTGAGGGCCGTGGTGGAGGACCGCGGGCCCCTGCCGAGCGAGGAGGTGGCCGCGATCGGGGCGGCCACCCTCGACGCGCTGTCCGCCGGGCACCGGCTCGGCATCATCCACCGGGACGTGAAACCCTCCAACGTCCTGTTGGCGCCAGACCCGTCCGGTGCCGCCGATCGACGGGTCCTGCTCACGGACTACGGCATCTCGCTGTGGCCCCGGGAGACGCGGGTCACCCGGAGCGGCATGGTGGTGGGCACCCCGGGCTACCTGGCGCCGGAACGACTGTCCGGCGGCGAAGCGACGGAAGCGACCGACCTGTTCTCGATCGGTGCCACTCTCTACTTCGCCGTCGAAGGCGCCTCCCCCTTCGAGCGGGACACGCTCGACGCCTCCCTCATGGCGGCGCTGACCGCGGAACCCGCCGTACCGCAGCGGGCGAGCGACCCGCTGAGCCGCGTGATCATGGGACTGCTGGCCAAGGATCCGGCGGAGCGTATGCGGGTGCAGCGAGCGCGTGAGCTACTCGCGGAGGCCGGGGGAACCGGGGGAACGGGGGGAACCGGGGGAACCGGGATCCCTCGTACGCCGCTGCCCGTGCTTGCCGGAACCGCCGGGGAGAGGGCCGATTCCGCCGCTGATTCCGCCGCCGCGACCAGCTCCGGGAGCGTGTCGGGGAGCGCCTCGGGCGCCGCTGGTCGGATGCCCGGCCGGCGAACGTCCGTGCTGCTGACGCTCGTTGCCGTGCTGGTGGGGACCGGCGGATTCGCGCTCGGCGCCGCCACGTACCCGGCGGAGAGGGTCGGGGTGAAGAGGCCGGCGGTCGGCACGAAGGTGGCCGCGAGCCCTTCCCCGACCGTGACCCGAAACGCGTACCCGTACGGCCGGCAGGCGGGGCTGCGCGAGGAACTCACACCGGGACAGTGCGTCGACGCCGACTGGAAGGAGGGGAAGTTCAAGGGGCTGCCCAAGGTGAAGCTCGTCGACTGCTACGACGACAATCCCGACGGCCAGGTCATCACGACCGTCACAGCCGACGGCGCGCGGGCGGCGCGCGACGAGTGCTCCCGGCGCACGGCCAAGCTGCGGACGACGATGGCCGACCCGGTGCTGTACGTCCTCGCGCCCGGGGCCGGGCAGAGCGAACCGCCGCCCTCGGCCTGCCTGCTCTTCGTGAAGAACGCCACCGCAGGCGGCCCGCTCGGCAACTTCCGCAAGTTCGGCAACGAGGTGTACGTCACGCAGCTGGGCCCGGGTGACTGCATCGACACGCGGAAAAACAAGGACGACACGTACACCAAGACTCTGGTGAACTGCGGCGGACCGCACGACCAGCAGATGGTGGGCTGGACCCGGGCCTCGGGCGCCGGCTCGGCGGACAGTGTCGACGCGGGAGACCTCTGCGACGAGAAATACGGCGTCAACTGGGCCCGTGGCCAGGGACACGAGATGTGGGGCTGGTACTCCTCGGACGAGGAGTGGGACGCCGGGTTCCGGTGGGTGCTGTGCGGCGTGGGCCGGGGGGACGGGAAGAAACTCGCCGGAGGAACGCTGAAGTCGGCGTACTGA
- a CDS encoding cellulase family glycosylhydrolase, which yields MPSSTGFTRRQVMTTSAALAVTALSIPTAAQAAAQPTGSAASASALDVVAHMQPGWNLGNSFEAIGADETAWGNPRVTRAFFRRLKAQGFRSIRIPVTWGQHEGPAPTYTLDPVFLARIKQVVDWALADGFHVLINMHGDAWQWVPNMPTRHDAVLAQYTATWQQIAATFRDEPRRLLFESINEPFFTGSSGDEQNAVLMNELNTTFHSVVRATGGGNADRLLVMPTLGDTPDQPKIDTLLATFSALGDPNLVASIHYYSFWPFSVNLAGYTTFNAATQQDLTDTFDLLHRSFVAKGIPVIVGEYGLLGWDSGPGTVEQGETLKYLEYLGHYARYRGLTTMLWDNGSRFNRRTLQWNDPSLYAQIRSSWTGRSGTASTDQLFVPKGKTPTDATITLNLNGTRLLRIDVGTRPLIRGVDYTVRGDTLTIAAATLGRLTASQEYGTNAVLSLRFTKGVPWAVNVITYDKPVLTSATGTTTSLVIPTAFNGDKLATMEAVYADGTAAGPQSWTTYKQFNVAFTPDYTAGTITLPTAFFDGVTDDTTVTLTFHFWSGAILTYTLTRSGTAVTGTSA from the coding sequence ATGCCGAGCTCAACCGGTTTCACTCGTCGCCAGGTCATGACGACCTCCGCGGCCCTCGCCGTCACGGCGTTGTCCATCCCGACGGCCGCCCAGGCCGCTGCCCAGCCCACTGGTTCCGCCGCGTCGGCGTCCGCGCTGGACGTAGTCGCACACATGCAGCCCGGCTGGAATCTGGGCAACAGCTTCGAGGCCATCGGCGCCGACGAGACGGCGTGGGGCAACCCGCGGGTGACCCGGGCGTTTTTCCGCAGGCTGAAGGCGCAGGGCTTCCGAAGCATCCGGATCCCGGTGACCTGGGGCCAGCACGAGGGCCCGGCTCCGACCTATACCCTCGACCCGGTGTTCCTGGCCAGGATCAAGCAGGTGGTCGACTGGGCCTTGGCCGATGGTTTTCACGTTCTGATCAACATGCACGGCGACGCGTGGCAGTGGGTGCCGAACATGCCGACCCGGCATGACGCGGTCCTGGCCCAATACACGGCCACCTGGCAGCAGATCGCGGCCACCTTCCGGGACGAGCCGCGCCGACTGCTTTTCGAGAGCATCAACGAGCCCTTCTTCACCGGCAGCTCCGGCGACGAGCAGAACGCCGTTCTGATGAACGAGCTCAACACGACCTTCCACTCCGTCGTGCGCGCGACCGGCGGAGGCAACGCCGACCGCCTGCTCGTCATGCCGACCCTCGGGGACACCCCGGATCAGCCCAAGATCGACACCCTGCTCGCCACCTTCTCCGCGCTCGGCGACCCCAACCTCGTGGCCTCGATCCACTACTACAGCTTCTGGCCCTTCAGCGTGAACCTCGCCGGCTACACGACCTTCAACGCGGCCACCCAGCAGGACCTGACCGACACGTTCGACCTGCTGCACAGGTCCTTCGTGGCCAAAGGGATCCCAGTCATCGTCGGTGAGTACGGGCTGCTCGGCTGGGACTCCGGCCCCGGCACTGTCGAACAGGGTGAGACGCTCAAGTACCTCGAGTATCTCGGCCACTACGCGCGCTACCGGGGCTTGACCACGATGCTGTGGGACAACGGCAGTCGCTTCAACCGCCGCACCCTGCAATGGAACGACCCGAGCCTCTATGCGCAGATACGTTCCAGCTGGACCGGACGCTCCGGCACCGCGTCCACCGATCAGCTCTTCGTGCCCAAGGGCAAGACCCCGACGGACGCGACGATCACGCTGAACCTCAACGGCACCAGGTTGCTGAGGATCGATGTCGGCACCCGCCCACTGATCCGGGGCGTGGACTACACCGTCAGGGGCGACACATTGACGATCGCAGCGGCGACGCTCGGCCGGCTGACCGCATCACAGGAGTACGGCACGAATGCCGTCCTGTCCCTCCGGTTCACGAAAGGAGTTCCTTGGGCCGTCAACGTCATCACCTATGACAAGCCGGTACTGACGAGCGCGACGGGTACGACGACCTCGCTGGTGATACCCACCGCGTTCAACGGCGACAAGTTGGCGACCATGGAGGCCGTCTACGCCGACGGCACCGCCGCCGGTCCGCAGTCCTGGACGACGTACAAGCAGTTCAACGTGGCCTTCACACCGGACTACACCGCAGGCACGATCACCTTGCCGACCGCGTTCTTCGACGGTGTCACCGACGACACCACCGTGACCCTCACCTTCCACTTCTGGAGCGGGGCGATCCTGACGTACACGCTGACCAGGTCCGGTACCGCAGTCACGGGCACCTCTGCCTGA